A DNA window from Argiope bruennichi chromosome X2, qqArgBrue1.1, whole genome shotgun sequence contains the following coding sequences:
- the LOC129959855 gene encoding uncharacterized protein LOC129959855, which yields MILEEAQMGNSKYPAGVVEKLKNSFYVDNCLTSLQTETELHEFIQVAKDVMLERKFDLRGWEHNYSHSSTEEVSFVTNKIVPVLGLQWSLNSDTLSVNLKEDCEDNGPVTKRKILSEVHKIFDPIGYTCPVTLYPKLLLQKLWQMKTNWDSELPTEISKKFKRWRNQLSLLRKIDIPRCLIKDPNNAGSLSIHVFCDASKTAYATCIYLRSEIKNLTSCQLVQERSKVAPLKAITIPRLELLA from the coding sequence ATGATTTTGGAGGAAGCACAAATGGGTAACTCAAAATATCCTGCTGGTGTTGTAGAGAAGCTGAAAAATAGTTTCTATGTGGACAATTGTCTAACTAGTTTACAAACTGAGACTGAGTTACATGAGTTCATTCAAGTGGCTAAAGATGTTATGCTAGAAAGGAAGTTCGACCTAAGAGGGTGGGAGCATAATTATTCCCACTCCTCAACAGAAGAGGTTTCCTTTGTGACAAATAAAATTGTCCCAGTATTAGGCCTGCAATGGTCTTTAAACTCGGATACactttctgtaaatttaaaagaagattgTGAAGATAATGGACCTGTTACTAAAAGGAAAATACTATCAGAAGTCCATAAAATTTTCGACCCCATTGGGTATACTTGTCCAGTTACCTTATACCCGAAATTGTTGTTACAAAAACTGTggcaaatgaaaacaaattggGATTCCGAATTGCCAACAGAAATCTCTAAGAAGTTCAAAAGGTGGAGAAATCAGTTGAGTCTACTTAGGAAAATTGATATCCCTAGATGTTTAATAAAAGATCCTAATAATGCTGGCAGTTTAAGTATACACGTGTTTTGTGACGCAAGCAAAACAGCTTATGCTACCTGCATATATTTAAGAAGTGAAATTAAGAACTTGACTTCATGTCAGTTGGTTCAAGAACGGAGTAAGGTAGCTCCACTGAAAGCTATTACAATTCCTAGGCTAGAGCTGTTAGCATAA
- the LOC129959856 gene encoding uncharacterized protein LOC129959856, producing MYLDRSIRRIYHPKVVPFDSSRRQSGGMVLFGSITYLINGLDLNSPDDRKYGILDSEEISVAEYAVIRIIQKESFVNEEDEKLKTLRSFKDGNDIIRLKTKILYLPDSEDFKTPAILPSKNELVKRIVIYYHVKNAHAGTQMLLNILRERFWILHGRKTVRSILSKCVVCKRHSAKKLDILTATLPEDRIREAAVFEICGIYLAVPLFLRDTKKSWACLFTCAVYRAVHIELVTSLSTQSFLLALRRFIARRGRCSIIYCDNGSNFVGASNLLSKLDWSIIVSDTALHPIK from the exons ATGTACCTGGATCGATCAATCCGGCGGATCTACCATCCAAAGGTTGTTCCGTTCGACAGCTCTCGGAGACAGAGTGGTGGCATGGTCCTCTTTGGCTCTATTACCTATCTGATAAATGGCCTAGATCTGAATTCTCC GGATGATCGAAAATATGGAATCCTTGATTCCGAGGAAATTTCTGTAGCTGAATATGCAGTTATCAGAATAATACAGAAGGAAAGCTTCGTTAATGAAGAAGATGAAAAGTTGAAAACTCTGAGATCTTTCAAAGATGGAAACGACATCATCCGGttgaaaacaaagattttatatcTACCAGATAGCGAGGACTTTAAGACGCCTGCAATTTTACCATCAAAAAATGAGCTTGTAAAACGTATAGTGATATATTATCACGTAAAAAACGCTCATGCCGGTACTCAAATGTTGCTTAACATTTTGAGAGAGCGATTTTGGATTCTACATGGTAGAAAGACAGTGAGATCCATCTTATCAAAATGTGTTGTCTGTAAGAGACATTCTGCAAAGAAGCTTGATATTCTTACTGCAACTCTTCCGGAGGACCGAATCCGAGAAGCTGCTGTGTTTGAGATCTGTGGCATTTACCTGGCTGTGCCACTATTTCTCAGAGATACTAAGAAGTCTTGGGCATGTCTCTTCACCTGTGCTGTCTATAGGGCTGTACACATCGAATTAGTGACTTCTTTATCCACGCAATCATTTTTACTGGCTTTGCGCAGATTCATAGCCCGTAGGGGACGATGCAGCATTATCTATTGTGACAATGGCTCTAATTTTGTGGGTGCTTCTAATCTGCTGAGTAAGCTGGATTGGAGCATTATTGTAAGTGACACTGCTCTTCATCCTATTAAGTGA